GTTGATATCTTCCAGCCCCATGGTGTGGGTGATGAAAGTATCCAGCGGAATCTCGCCGGTCTGGGCCTTTTCCACATAGCCGGGCAATTCGGTGCGCCCTTTCACGCCGCCAAAGGCACTGCCACGCCAGACGCGGCCGGTGACCAACTGGAACGGCCGTGTGCTGATCTCCTGCCCGGCACCCGCCACGCCAATAATGGTCGACTCGCCCCAGCCCTTGTGACAGCACTCCAGCGCGGCACGCATCAGCTGCACATTACCCACGCACTCAAAGGAGTAATCCACCCCGCCATCGGTCATCTCGACAATGACTTCCTGGATCGGCTTGTCATGCTCCTTGGGGTTCACAAACTCGGTCGCGCCCAGTTCTTTGGCAATGGCAAACTTGTCGGGGTTGATATCAATCGCAATAATCCGCGACGCCTTGGCCATGGTCGCGCCGATAATGGCTGCCAGGCCAATACCACCCAGCCCGAAGATGGCCACGGTTGCGCCCTCTTCCACCTTGGCGGTGTTCAATACCGCGCCAATCCCGGTGGTCACGCCGCAGCCGAGCAGACACACCTTCTCCAGCGGCGCATCCTTGGGGATCTTCGCCAGGGAGACTTCCGGCAGCACCGTGTACTCGGAAAAGGTCGAGCACCCCATATAGTGATAGATCGGCTTGCCCTGGTATGAGAAACGCGAGGTACCATCCGGCATCACGCCCTTGCCCTGCGTCGCTCGCACCGACTGGCACAGATTGGTCTTGCCCGATGTGCAGAACTTGCAGACACGGCACTCGGCGGTATACAGCGGAATCACATGGTCACCGACTGCCAGCTCGGTCACCCCTTCACCCACCGCCTCGACAATGCCGCCACCTTCATGGCCCAGAATCGCCGGAAAAATGCCTTCCGGGTCTTCACCGGACAGGGTAAAGGCATCGGTATGGCAAACACCGCTGGCGACAATACGCACCAGCACCTCACCACGCTGCGGCGGCGCCACATCCACTTCGACGATTTCCAGCGGTTTGCCGGCTTCAAAAGCTACTGCGGCACGGGACTTGATCATGTGAGGCTCCAAAATAGTGATGGGATTAAGTTCACAGCTCAGCTAAACACTGATGAATGCACAGAATCTGAAAGCGGTGTTGCCAGCGCCCTGCCTCAGACCGTCGATGCACAAGGACGTGCATCGACGAGCCCCAGGGACGGCTCGTAGCGTGTCTGAGGCAGGGCGCTGGCAATGCCGCTTAACACCGAAACACGACTAATCAGGGTTTAACCGACACGAAGCGTTTAATTGATAGCAGTGTAGTAGACTCACTCACAGATAATAATCAGCCAATTATCAAAACATTATTGCCATACAGGGATAATCATGGATCCGTGGGAAGGTTTTGACGCCTTTGTCAGTGTCGCCGACAGTGGCCACTTCAGTACCGCCGCCCAGCGACTGGGCGTCTCCACCTCACATGTCAGCCGGCAAATCGCCCGCCTCGAAGAACGCCTGCAAACCCGATTGTTCTACCGCAGTACGCGCCAGGTCAGCCTCACCGAAGCCGGCCATACCTTCCTGCAACACTGCCGCCACCTGCTGGATGCCCGTGACGAAGCCATCCAGGCCGTCAGCGATCTCGGCGGCGAACCCAAGGGCCTGCTGCGCCTCACCTGCGCCGTGGCCTACGGCGAAAGCTTTATCATGCCCCTGGTTACTGACTTCATGCAGCGCCACCCCAAACTGCAGATCGACATGCAACTGACCAACCAGACCCTCGACCTGCTGCATGGCAGTTTCGATCTGGCCATCCGCCTCGGTCGCCTGCAGGACTCCAACCTGATCGCCACCCGCCTGGCACCGCGCAACATGTACCTGTGCGCCGCTCCTGGCTACCTGCAACAACATGGCGCCCCGCACAGCCTGTCCGAACTGAACCGGCACAACTGCCTGATTGGCAGCAGCGACATCTGGAGCTTCGACCAGAATGGCCGCGAAACACCGATACGGGTACACGGCAACCTGCGCTGCAACAGTGGCCGCGCCGTACTCGATGCCGCCCTGCGCGGACTCGGCCTGTGCCAACTGCCCGACTACTACGTGCAGCAACCCATCGCCGACGGCAAGCTGCACGCCCTGCTGCCCCAGCATCAGCCACCCCACACCGGTGTCTGGGCGCTGTACCCACAAAAACGTCACCTCTCGCCCAAGGTGCGCCTGTTGATTGATCATTTGCGAGCCGGGTTGGCCGCCCGCCCCGAATACCATCATGCAGAACTACCCTGGTCCCAGCAGCAGCGTTAAAAACAACCTTAAAAGGCTATTTACCCACGCGCACAAAAAAACCGCCCGGCGAACCGGGCGGTTTTCAGAACTGGAATCCAAACAACTCAGTTCATGGCTTCAGCGCGCTCTTGCAGCTCTGGGTCAGCCTGCAGGCGAGTAGCGATCTCGTTGTACTGGTTGACTTCAATGCCTGAATCTTCAACGGCTTCAACCATTTTTTCCTGGGCTTCGATCTGCAAAGCCTGTGCTTCTTCCTGGCTTTCTACGCCTTCAAGACGGCCAGTGAATTCGTCACGGATTTCGTTGACTTCGCTGGCGGCATCGACGAAGTTCTGCAGATCTTCATCGCTCACTGGCTCGGCAGCTGCTTGTTGTGCAGGCATGCCACTGGGCGGCTGCTGGGCCGGGTCTGACGCTTGTGCCATGGCAGCGGTAGATGCCATGCCAAAGGTGGCCAGAGCGACTGCAGCGGTCAATGTTTTCAAGTTCATCATAGGTGTTCTCCTTTCCGTTTAAAGTTATCAAATACTATTCAGATAGCGTGCCAACTTTCTAGAAAACTACCTATCTGATTGAATTTTATCGAATTTACCGAATAAAGGCGATATCGCGGCACGCGCCTGGCTGGTTAAAACCCACCCATTCATGTATCTTTTTTACACATGAGAAAATTATATCCGTTCATATTCAACACAGGTCTGCGTCTGAACACCGTTCAACGCAGCTTGTTGCTGTTCGTTGTCTTGCCCCTGGTGCTGCTCACCGCACTGGGCATTCGCTTCGGCCTGGGCCAGGCAGGTGACTACCAACAAGAGCGACTGAAGAATGACCTTGAACTGATCGGCCGCGCCATCAGCATCCCGGTCGGGGCCGCCCTGTCGCAAAACGATAGCCAGGCAATCGAGCTCGCGCTCGGCTCGGTGTTCGTGCTTGGCGAGGTGTATGGCGCATCGGTATTCGATGTTGACGGCAACCGTATCGCGTCTGCCGGAATCACCGAAACCGACCTCAGCCGCACGTCCATCCCCACCCGCATCGTCGCCACGGGCAAACAACAGGAAGCCTTCAGCCGGGTCGGCGGGCGCGAGCTGTTTTCCCACTTCGAGCCGCTGTTCGATACCAGCGGCCAGATCAAGGGCATGATCCAGATTACCCGTCGCGCCAGTGATTTCGGGCAGGCGTTGTCGCAATTGCAGATTATTGCCTGGCTGGTCTGGGGGCTGCTCAGCCTGACGATCCTCTGTGCCGTTCTGCTCGGCCACTACGGCAGCATCGGCCGCCATGTCGACAAACTGCTGCTGCACATGCAGCGCGTAGCCCAGGGCGACCACGCCCACCGCGCAGCTCTTGAAGGCCCCAATGAAGTCGCCGCGCTGGGTGAGGGGCTGAACCAGATGCTCGACAGCATCGAACAGGCGCAGGACAACCTGGAGCAGCATCGCAAGGCCGAAACCGAGCTGCTGGCCCGTCTCAAGGACAACGAAAAAATGGCCGCCATCGGCAGTATGGCCCGCGGCATCGCCCATGAGCTTGGAGCGCCATTGAGTGTGATTGATGGTCGCGCCCGGCGCCTGCAAACCAGCCTGAGTGACGACCCGCAGCAACAGCGCCAGCTGGAAGGTATTCGTGATCAGGTCGCCCGGCTGACCCGCACGGTACGCCAGTTGCTCGACTACTGCCGCCCGGCGGCCACCGAGCCGCGGACCCAGACTCTGCTGCCGCTGTTGCAGGGGCTGCACAGCGCACTGCAACCGGAACTGGATGCTGCCGGCAAACAGATGCACTGCCAGCTGCCGGACGATTTACCCCCCGTTTACGCCGATGATGGCCG
This sequence is a window from Halopseudomonas salegens. Protein-coding genes within it:
- a CDS encoding DUF4168 domain-containing protein, encoding MMNLKTLTAAVALATFGMASTAAMAQASDPAQQPPSGMPAQQAAAEPVSDEDLQNFVDAASEVNEIRDEFTGRLEGVESQEEAQALQIEAQEKMVEAVEDSGIEVNQYNEIATRLQADPELQERAEAMN
- a CDS encoding S-(hydroxymethyl)glutathione dehydrogenase/class III alcohol dehydrogenase: MIKSRAAVAFEAGKPLEIVEVDVAPPQRGEVLVRIVASGVCHTDAFTLSGEDPEGIFPAILGHEGGGIVEAVGEGVTELAVGDHVIPLYTAECRVCKFCTSGKTNLCQSVRATQGKGVMPDGTSRFSYQGKPIYHYMGCSTFSEYTVLPEVSLAKIPKDAPLEKVCLLGCGVTTGIGAVLNTAKVEEGATVAIFGLGGIGLAAIIGATMAKASRIIAIDINPDKFAIAKELGATEFVNPKEHDKPIQEVIVEMTDGGVDYSFECVGNVQLMRAALECCHKGWGESTIIGVAGAGQEISTRPFQLVTGRVWRGSAFGGVKGRTELPGYVEKAQTGEIPLDTFITHTMGLEDINKAFELMHEGKSIRSVVHF
- a CDS encoding LysR family transcriptional regulator translates to MDPWEGFDAFVSVADSGHFSTAAQRLGVSTSHVSRQIARLEERLQTRLFYRSTRQVSLTEAGHTFLQHCRHLLDARDEAIQAVSDLGGEPKGLLRLTCAVAYGESFIMPLVTDFMQRHPKLQIDMQLTNQTLDLLHGSFDLAIRLGRLQDSNLIATRLAPRNMYLCAAPGYLQQHGAPHSLSELNRHNCLIGSSDIWSFDQNGRETPIRVHGNLRCNSGRAVLDAALRGLGLCQLPDYYVQQPIADGKLHALLPQHQPPHTGVWALYPQKRHLSPKVRLLIDHLRAGLAARPEYHHAELPWSQQQR
- a CDS encoding sensor histidine kinase: MRKLYPFIFNTGLRLNTVQRSLLLFVVLPLVLLTALGIRFGLGQAGDYQQERLKNDLELIGRAISIPVGAALSQNDSQAIELALGSVFVLGEVYGASVFDVDGNRIASAGITETDLSRTSIPTRIVATGKQQEAFSRVGGRELFSHFEPLFDTSGQIKGMIQITRRASDFGQALSQLQIIAWLVWGLLSLTILCAVLLGHYGSIGRHVDKLLLHMQRVAQGDHAHRAALEGPNEVAALGEGLNQMLDSIEQAQDNLEQHRKAETELLARLKDNEKMAAIGSMARGIAHELGAPLSVIDGRARRLQTSLSDDPQQQRQLEGIRDQVARLTRTVRQLLDYCRPAATEPRTQTLLPLLQGLHSALQPELDAAGKQMHCQLPDDLPPVYADDGRLELALLNLCRNALQAADGQIGISVEADADWLHMHIDDDGPGLPDGPIERLLEPFYTTKSPGEGTGLGLAIVNSVAEEHAGSLQLGHSPLGGCRATLSLPLTRPETPHAES